ATTTTATAAGCTTTTGCCAAAGACTTGATTGCGGAAAACCCGATATTGTGCCTTGAATCGGCGTATTTATCTCCAGGGTTGCCTAAGCCTACAATTAATTTCATTCCTTATTTATTTTCTTCCTTCTTTTCTTCAGATTTCTTCTCTTCGCCGCCTTCAGCAGGGACTTCTTTCTTCTCTTTAATAACTTCCGGTTCCTGCTTAGCTTCACCTTCAACAGCTTCAGGCACAACTTCTTCTTTCATCGGAGCGGCAATCGTTAAGACAATTGAACCCGGGTCGCTTAAAACTTTAATGCCATCCGGCAGAACAATATCTTTTACGTGGATAGAATCCCCCATCTTTAATTGGCTAATATCTATCTCAATATTCTTAGGAATATTCGTAGGCAAACACTCAACCTCAATTTCCCAGAGGATATGCTCCAAAGATCCGCCTTCCTGCTTGACGCCGATAGATTCACCCTTTGTTTCGACAGGAATATTAACTTTAATAGCCTTAGTCAAAGATATCTCATTAAAATCAACGTGCACAATATCTCCATGCACCGGATCATACTGAATTTCTTTGATCAAACAAGGCCGCGGCTTATTTTTTTTGTCATCTTTTACGTTAAGATTAATAACAACACCTTCAATTCTGTGCTCATGTATTAATCTAATCAATACACCCTTAGAAACCTTAAGCGGCATTGATTCTTTACCGTCTTTATAAACGACCGCGGGGATAAAACCCTGTTTCTTTATGCTATTAACCTTTCCCCTTCCTACACCTTCTCTTTGTTCAACGTCCAAAAATAATTCTTCCATTTTTCCTTTCTTCCTTTCAATGCATAATTAACTGCTATTAATCAAATAATGAACTAACCGATTCTTCAATATGAATCCGTCTTATTGCCTCCCCCAAAAGCTGGGCAACTGACAAAACTTTAATCTTAGGATTAACCTTGCCGTCTGTAACAGGAATACTATCCGTAATTAAAAGCTCTGACAAATCTTTGCAATCATTAATCCTTTGTATCGCAGGGCCTGACAAAACACCATGCGTTATTGCAGCCCTTATAGTCTTTGCGCCGAAATTCTTTAAAGCTACCACTGCTTCAATCAAAGAACTTCCCGTCGCAATCAAATCATCGGTGATAATAGCATTTTTGCCTTTGACTTCACCGAGTATATGCATTACTTCTGTTTTCTCCGGAGAATCCCTTCTTTTATCTATAATCGCAAGGCCTGCGGAAAGCCTTTTTGCGTAAGCACGTGCCATTTTAATACTACCCACATCGGGAGACACGATAACCAAATCAGGTAGATTTAATTTTTCAAGGTAATCTTCAAAAACACCTATTGAAAAAAGATGGTCTACAGGAATATCAAAGAATCCTTGTATTTGCCCTGCATGCAAGTCCATAGTTAAAATCCTGTTTGCTCCGGCAGTAGTCAATAAATTAGCAACGAGCTTTGCGGTTATAGGAACACGCGGCTGGTCTTTTCTGTCCTGCCGGGCATAACCAAAATAGGGAATTACCGCTGTAATGCGATTAGCAGACGCTCTTTTTAAAGCGTCAATCATTACCAAAAGCTCCATAATATTCTCGTTTGAAGGAGGGCAAGTCGGCTGAATCACAAAAACATCCTTACCTCTCACATTCTCATTAACCTTGACCCGGACTTCACCTTCGCTAAACCTTGAGACTAAGGCATCTGACAACTTGATCTTAAGAGACTCACAAATATCTTTTGATAATTGCAAATGTGCATTGCCGCTAAAGACCATTAATTTATCCATCTATTCCCCTTATTTTTTTATCGGCCTGGCCGGGATACCGACAACTGTCGTGTTATCTGAAACATCCTTGATAACTACAGAGCCCGCTCCGGTTTTAGCAGATTTTCCAATTTT
The window above is part of the Candidatus Omnitrophota bacterium genome. Proteins encoded here:
- a CDS encoding aminoacyl-tRNA hydrolase — its product is MKLIVGLGNPGDKYADSRHNIGFSAIKSLAKAYK
- a CDS encoding 50S ribosomal protein L25, with amino-acid sequence MEELFLDVEQREGVGRGKVNSIKKQGFIPAVVYKDGKESMPLKVSKGVLIRLIHEHRIEGVVINLNVKDDKKNKPRPCLIKEIQYDPVHGDIVHVDFNEISLTKAIKVNIPVETKGESIGVKQEGGSLEHILWEIEVECLPTNIPKNIEIDISQLKMGDSIHVKDIVLPDGIKVLSDPGSIVLTIAAPMKEEVVPEAVEGEAKQEPEVIKEKKEVPAEGGEEKKSEEKKEENK
- a CDS encoding ribose-phosphate pyrophosphokinase → MDKLMVFSGNAHLQLSKDICESLKIKLSDALVSRFSEGEVRVKVNENVRGKDVFVIQPTCPPSNENIMELLVMIDALKRASANRITAVIPYFGYARQDRKDQPRVPITAKLVANLLTTAGANRILTMDLHAGQIQGFFDIPVDHLFSIGVFEDYLEKLNLPDLVIVSPDVGSIKMARAYAKRLSAGLAIIDKRRDSPEKTEVMHILGEVKGKNAIITDDLIATGSSLIEAVVALKNFGAKTIRAAITHGVLSGPAIQRINDCKDLSELLITDSIPVTDGKVNPKIKVLSVAQLLGEAIRRIHIEESVSSLFD